The genome window ATTCATCCGACCCAAAATGACACATCATGCCCACGTGCCTAGCTGATCGTCACTCCAGAGGTCGAGTAATATTACACTATGCTACAGTGGCTGGTTCACTACTGCACCTGCGCCGCCCATGGCAGCGGCCAGCAACGCCTCACATGCCTCACCCAACGCCGCAGTcatgccctcctcgccgtgtGGCGGGCGGATCAGCACCACACCAGAGCCGGGGTGAGCATCACCgttctcgacgtcgccgcctcTGAACACACCGACGTGCGCCTTGACGTATGCTGGATACACAATGTTGTCAAAGTACCCCGGTGGGTCTTCCCATACTATgccagcagcagcatcGTCGGCGTCTGGCGTAAGCTGGGTACGATAAATGGGCTAGCTaaagctcaagctcaagctccaCAGCCTAGGCATGTCAGTTTCAGCCAACTCACGCTGTAGCGCATACGACCGCTGATCCCTGCGCGCCCGCAACGTCTCCTTGGGCACGCAGAGCAAgagcttgacgtcgagcgtgtcggCGACGGCTTGGTCCCAGTATAGCACGAACCCATCAATCAGGATCCATTGTACGGCCCGTGTTTCGGCGAAACGTTCCCTCCACTTGGCAGCCACAgtcgcgtcgacgcccacCTCGGTCTGTTTGTTCAGGTGGTCATTGCTAGTGTACTCGACTCGCCCCGTCTCTCGTACACGCTGCAAAGCACCCCGCAGACGAGGCCAATCTATACATGTTTCCGGATCATCCCAGTCCTGAACGCCGTGCTCGGGGTGCACGGGGATGTCCTTCTCTGGGGGGCAGAAGTCGTCCTGGTGCAACAAGATGGCGTCGGGGAGCAGACGGCAGAGATGTTTCGCTAGTAGAGTCTTGCCCGAACAGCTCGCACCGCTTCTGTCAGCTTGGTCACGGGTCGAAACCTACCCGATGCCAACAAGGATGACTCGAGTGGtcatgttgttgttgagAGTATGGTGTATGCGTGGGTCTGAGGGTAGAGGGTTGACTCGATGATGGAATGGTCACGTGGTCGATTGGGCCCCCTCCATGAAATCTGTCGAAATCACAATCTCTCGCTCGGCATTCTTTATTACCTCTCCACTTGATCCTCCTTTCTCTCTAGTCGCCACGacctcatcgccgccaTTCAGCACCTAGGCAGGCTCCTTCGTCCCGCGCTCACATTCATCCCGCGCTCGACCCTTGTCACTTTCCCcacccttccttccttcccgTCTCCCCGCACGTTCTCCACCACAATGTCCAACGCCGAAAAGTACGCGCTCGGCCCCGTCCCAGCCATCCCCGGCACCGACTATGCTCGTGTACCCGTCGACCAgttccgcgccgccgtggcCAAGGTTGTCGCGGACGCGTGGGACGAGACCCCAGAGAAGATCTTTGCCGGTGTTGACATCGGCAAGAAGGGTGCCGACTTTGCTGTCGCGACCCCCCGCttcaagaagggcaagccCGACGAGTGGGTCAAGAAGGTCGTCGATGCTGTGAGTATACGCAACGAAATATGATGGAACGAGGTGGTTCTGGGGCCGAGATGGCTGACGTCCAGTTCAAGCCCGACAACTACCTCtccgaggtcaaggcccAGGGCCCCTTCCTCATGTTCACTGCCAAGTAGGTCTGCACGTGTCCCAAGGGCACACGCCCGTGGCGAATGCTCGCATGTATCACCACCGACATGCTTGCATTGCGGCATACCGGCGTTTAACCAGCTCGAGGCTAACCCTAGCCGCGCATCCTTCGCATACCACATCCTCAACACCATCTCCAAAATGtcggccgaggctgaggctaAGCCCGACTGCCAAACGCTCGCCTACGGCACgaacgaggacggcaagggcaagcacATGCTGATCGACTTCTCGTCGCCCAACATCGCCAAGCCTTTCCACGCCGGGCACCTCCGGTCGACCATTATTGGCGCCGTCATTGCAAACCTACACGATGCCGCCGGGTGGAAGGTCACGCGCCTCAACTACCTCGGTGACTGGGGAACACAATACGGCTTGCTGTCTCTGGGCTTTGACCGCTACggagatgaggaagaaTTGAAGAAGGACCCCATCAAGCACCTCTTCAAGGTGTACGTCAAGATCAACCAGGACAAcgcggccgagaaggagaagtTCAACAATGGCGAAATCACGGACGCCAGCACTACGACGCACGCCCAAGCGCAGCGCATCTTCAAGTCGAtggaggacggcgacgaggctgcGCTCAAGCAGTGGCGCCGGTTCCGTGACCTGTCGATCGGCAAGCTTGACCAGACTTATGACACGCTCAACGTGCACTTTGACGTTTACTGGGGCGAGTCGCAGGTGTCGGACGACAGCATCCTCCGCGCGATCCGCGTGTGCCAGGAGAAGGGCCTgacggtcgaggaggagaacggTGCACTGCTTGTTGACTTGAAGAAGTACAAGCTCGACCGTGCCATCATCCGCAAGGCGGACGGCACCTCGATCTACCTCACCCGTGACATTGGTGGCGCGTACGACAAGTACCAGAAGTACAAGTTTGACAAGCACATTTATGTCACGGCGCACCAGCAGGCGCTCCACTTCAAGCAGCTCTTCAAGACGGTCGAACTCATGGGCGAGGAGTACGCCGGCAAGCTGGAGCACGTCACCTTTGGCATGGTGCACGGCATGTCGACGCGTAAGGGCAACGTTGTGTTCTTAGACGACATCCttctcgacgccaaggacgcgaTGCACGACGCCATGAAGTCGAACGAGGCCAAGTACGCGCAGGTTGAGGACCCCGAGGAGACGTCGGCGATCATTGGCGCCACCGCTGTCAAGATCCAGGACTTGTCGGGCAAGCGCTTGAACGACTACACGTTCAACATCAAGCGTTGCACCAGCTTTGAGGGTGACTTTGGACCGTTCATCCAGTACTCGCACGTCCGTCTGTGTTCGGTCCAGCGCAAGAACCCCAAcgtccacgtcgtcgagacGGCCAACGACATTGACGTCTCGATCCTCTCCCAGCCCAAGATCCACGAGATCCTCTACCACCTCGCCCAGTACCCTGACGTCGTCAAGACGTCGCTCAAGTTCTCCGAGCCATCCACCATTGTCACCTGGTGCTTCAAGCTGTCGCACCTCGTCGGTTCGGCATGGGAGACCATCAAGGTCTCGGGCGcgtccgaggcggaggccaaggctcgtctcttcctcttcatccaGATCCGTCATGTCCTCGCATCGGCCAtgcgcctcctctcgctcacGCCCATCGATCGCATGTAATGCTCGTAGCTAATAGACTGTGTCAGGATAAGCAGTATGCATTGCCCTGGGGTAGATGAGATGGGAGaggtggtggggttggaATCAAGCATAACAGCACAATTGGGACGGAACCAAAAGCCACGTGTAGGCTGTGAGGATAGTGGAGGGTCAAATAACCTCCGCTCGGGAAATGTCCTTTGCTCTCCGATTTCGATTTCGGTGCAACCTCATCCGCAACAGACATCATGGCGACAAAACGGGCTCTCGGCGTGCTCCGTACAAGCAACAGCGTAGCCTCGTCCTCTAGGGGGTAAGCACGACCTTGAGCTCTTGGCTCGAGCTAGTTATCCTGACTGCGTTAACTCCAGACTGGCCACGACTATGATTTCGCGAGACGAGCTCTCCCGCGCCCAAGTATCCGACCCCTCCCCCGTCGACATGGGCcccaaggccgacaagcTTCGCCTCGAGTTCCCCCCCCTCAACCGCGTCCCCCAAACCCACGGTGTCCACGTTGCCACGCTCCACCTCCGCGCCCACTACCCCTTTGCTCTGGACATTCAAAGTCGGATTGCGATGCAGGCCGCTTCGTCGCTCAAGATTCCTACTTCTGGAGTCGCGTCCTTGCCCACCAAGACGGAGCTTACGACCGTTATCAAGGGTCCGTTCGCGCATAAGAAGAGCCAGGAGAACTTTGTGCGCAAGACGCATAAGCGCGCGATCAAGGTGTTTGATGCCGAGCGCGATGTACTCGACCTCTGGCTCAGGTACCTCCGCAAGAATGCTATGGGGGGCGTGGCGATGAAGGCTTACGTTCACGAGTATGCCGAGTTTGGATTCGGCGCAAAGGAGATGGCAAACCTCGAGAACATGCTGGCGGGCGGTAAGGTcgcggctgcggccgaggagattgtCAAGGCTTTTGGCGGGCTCGAGTTTGAGGATGCAAAGGCCCAGCctgtcaaggaggtcgaggccaaggctgaggccaccgaggaggtcaaggccgaggagagtgTGGAGAAGACCGAGGccaccgaggccgccgagacCGCCGACGCTGCCAACGCTGCCGAGCCAGCAACGgccgagaccaaggacACTCTGGCATAGGCATAGCATGCACACCGATACAGATATACATATACTCTAGTCTACTAAGTCAGGCCtccctcgtcttcctcgagcgccttctTGACGTGCAGCAGAATCTTAGTCTTCCAgttgtcgagcttggtAACCTGGTCGTACTGGAACACTGCGGCGGTGAAgcggtcgacgtcggcctcctcgcacGCGTCAACAAGCTCCTTTGCAAACTTGGCCTCGCGGGTACTGGGGAACGTGAGGTCCTTGTGCGCAAACTCGTTGAGGTTGCGTTGCGCGAGCACGAGATCGCCCATTGCAATGCTGCACATGATTGCGCGCAGCCAGTACTCCTTGACGCTGTACTTGGTCAATGGCGAGGTGAGCGACCAGTCCGCCACAGTCGTGTACAGCTGCACGGCGCGCTGGTAATCGCCTAGGTCAGCGCTCAGCTCAGCCGCGCTCTGGTAGCACTGGTTTGCCGTTCTTCCATCAGCTCTACGTGTAGAAAAAGCAAAACATACGCATTCGCATCTTCCTGCTTGTACCAGTCTCCAGCGCGCTGGTAGCTATCGCGCGCCTTTGCGATATCGAGCCCGTCCTGTGCGTAGATCTGTGcaatctccttctcgcggTCCGCTGCCTGTCGGAAATTAccggcgtcgagcacgagcttGATAGTCTGGTGGAGCGCGTTGACCGCGGCTAAAGTCAGCAATGCTGGACGCCTCGACGCTCAAACTCACCCGCAGGGTCCACCTTCTTCAAGCTCTTTGCGGCGTTGTGGAAGGCGTTCATCGCGTCATTCTTCTCGTCCGCCTTGAGTCGGCACccagcctccttctcaaATGCCTTGCCACTTTGCGCCCACGCCCCGTCGACTTTGTACGCATTGCCTGCCTGCTGTTAGCCATTTCCATGAAAGTCGGACCTGCTGGAAGAGGTCGgctgcctcctcccacttcgtggaggaggaagagaacCAGCctgtcgaggacgaagccttcttctcggccttTGCGAAAAAGTCGTCTCCACGGGCCATGTTGATTGTTGATGTGGTGTTGCGCAGCTGCTATGATTGAGATTGCATCGCATCCGCTGCATCATGACGTTGACGTATCGGTACCACCACGCGCTGGGTGGCGACTGACCCGTGGGAAAGTCATCCACGTGGAAAGCCAAGGTGGAGGGACGGAGATTGTGACTGAGTCAGCGTTgtggcgccgaggatgcTACTGTTTGCCAGAAGTGGAGGCTTAGAATGAGATCAAGTTGTTATTGCTGTTGGCCATCGTCTATCGCCATCACATTCCAATCCATCACTCTCCTACTCTCTTACTTTTCTGCTCTGCACAACTGCACACAACGCTCTGTCACTTAATCAGCAGCTCTCTaagcccaagcccgacACTCATCTCTTCACCTTTACACAGCTTCTCCATCCCCATCACAGCGTTCACCTCTAGCTTCCAGCTTGGTATTCCGCGTATTCAGCAACCATGTCTACCGGTCGTGACATTTAGTGAGTCCACGATGGCCCATCTTTGTTTTATTTTCATTGCTAACGCCCAGTGGTACTGAGCAGGATCGCGTAAACTGCTCGTTCTACCTCAAGATTGGTGCTTGTCGCCACGGCGATCGTTGCTCGCGGTGAGTAGAGCTGTCATATTCCCCAAagtagctgacagcagtaAGCACATCAGACCCGGGTTCTCGCAGACAGTGCTCCTCCCAAACGTGTACAACAACCCGTCGCACACCACTGAGGGAGCCATGATGACGCCCGAGGAGCTACAGGCCGACTTTGACCGTTTCTACGAGGACTTCTTCATGTGAGCTCTGGCAGCCGACTTgagctaaccccagccaGCTGTGCAAGTACGGTAACGTGCAGGAGATGCACGTGTGCGACAACGTCGGCGACCACCTCGAGGGCAACGTCTACGTGAGGTATGAGTGGGAGGCTGAGGCAGCCAAGGCGGTCGACCAGCTCAACAACCGTTGGTACGGCATGCGTCCGCTGCACGCCGAGCTGTCCCCGGTGAGCGACTTCCGTGAGGCCTGCTGCCGCCAGAACGAACTCGGTGAATGCAAGCGCGAGGGGTGAGTCACCAAGTTTTGGAGCAGCAAGcaactgacaccagataCTGCAACTTTATGCACCTGTGCCACCCGACCAAAAGCCTGGTATCCAACCTGCAGGGGAGCCAGCGGATATCGCGCCGCAAGGCTGCCAACGGCGGCATCACAGGTGCCGACACGGGCGAGCTTGGGTGGGTGCCAGGGGCCCGTGGCGGCGGTCCGCCGCAGGACGAGGGGCTTGGCTGGGTGCCAGGGCGGAGGTAGATGTACATGTAGTAGTGTGATATGGCATGGGTTTGTCTACaagagcttgagcttgccaGTCACCTGGTTGATGAGGCGTGCCGGACCGGGTCCGATTCCGCAAACGGTCTTGGACCCCGGCGCGACCTGGGTACGGCCTGCGTCCTGGATAGTACGAGCGCAgaggttgagcgcgcgcgcctggCGGGCGAGCTCATCCAGCTCCTCAGTATTGGCGCACCGGAGGGCAATCTTGGGCTGCCCGTGCATCTTCCATTTGGACAGGAGCTTGTGTAAGCGGGGACAAGTCGGGTTGGGGGGGCGCAAGACTAAGTACTGCAAGCCATGATATCGCAAGCCCGACTCACCCTGGGATTACTCTTTAACAGCGTCTCATAACAAGCGAGGGTAGCGTGCCCACACTGAGCCCCAATCTTTCCCTTTGTCATCTTGAGCTGGTCATTGACGACcaggacgagcttgacgtcgtcggctCCAGCCTTGACTGAACCGAGGTTGGCAGCattcgccgccgcctcgtcctctgcaTCCGAATCCGAGTCGCTTCCTCCTTCCACTGAAGACTCGCGCTTCCGAGCATGCAAAACGGGCGACAAGTATCCTCGAACTTGATACCCAACCGCAAACGCCGTGGCCGCCACCGCAAGCGTCACGGGTACTGGGCCGAATGATGAGGCTGGGTTCAGCAACCTCGCTTGAAGAAGGTGGGGACTGGCGAGACGGGACATGGGAAAAGGGAGAGGAACTGACCAAGGATCTGGTCTCGCATTAGTTTGCGTTGCGTTGTCAACATGTGCCCGAACCACCTGTCGATCTTTTACGCGATGGCGCGGACATTGTCCACTCTCCGCCCCAACCACTTATATTCATGTTACTTGGCATGTTGGACATGGCATCACATCACACAACAACCATGACTTCGTATAACACGGCCGGCACCGTGTCTGCcccgctcgacctcgtgaGAGGGGAGCACGAGAGTGTCACGATCAAtggcgcgcgtcgcgtcgcacCAAAGCCAAAGGTCACGCTGACCAGTTTGACCGTCAATAATGTGAgtgagagggaggaggggcaaggaaggcgcggcggcggcggcggcggcggcagaagaagaagaagaagaaaCGACAAAGTAAAAGTAACGGATGGCTAACTCAAGGTCGGGACACTGCGCAAGATCAACAATGTCGTGTTTCCCATCGTCTACTCTGAGCGGTTTTATAGCGAGGTCCTGGAACCCAGCCTTGACGACGTTAACAAGCTGGGTGAGTAGACTTGGCGCATGATCACTTCAGTACTGATACCAGTCTACTACGCAGACATACCCGTCGGCGCGTGCTGTTGCCGCATCGAGACGGGGGCTAAGCAGGACCCGCCGACGCTTCTGATTCTGACGCTTGCGTGAGTCGACCATCTAGTCTACCATCTCATCGTCTACCACCTTGACACTCATTGGCACGCCTCCCCTTGACACACACTGGCACGCCTCCGGATTCTGTCCAACCCCAAACCACCCCCTGCTTGCTCGCGCCTCGCTTACTCCAGCGTCCTCGCTCCTTACCGCTCGCAGGGCCTCGGCTCCGCTCTCGTACGGCATGCACTCCGCTCGGCGCTGCACCCCACCGCTCCTCCCGCGCCCACGCCACCTGCTACCGGTACCGCTACTCGCGCACAGCTCACCCAGGCGCCGCCACGCAAGGTCATCAACCGCGCTATCGTGCACGTTCAAGTTGGCAACAACGAGGCCAAGCACTTTTACGAGCGCCTCGGGTTCAAAGAGAACAAGATCCTCGACAACTACTACACGTCCACGCGTATGGAGCcgcgggcggcgtggaTGCTTGTGTGCGACGATATTGCCGCtgcgcttggcgaggaaggcgccAACGGAGCTTAGAGCATGCAGCATGCAGCATCATACATACCCAAATTTGTGCATCGCCCGCAGGCGTCTACTGTAGAAAAAGATATTACCTATGTGGTGACTACGACGTCTCGTCACTATTCGTCCGCCGACGTGGCTCGTGACTCGTGACTCGTGATTGTCGTCCATCCCCTTTACATGCCGCTCTCGAACTCGtcggcgcgacgcgcgcgctcgacctggcGCCTCCGCGCCATGACCTTGTCGGTGAGCCATCTGATGCGCAGAATGTCGCGGTTCAGTCCGAGATACGTCTCGACAACCGCGTTGCTCTGCTCAAACTCGGGGAGAATAAGCATaatgtcgtcgtctgggagctcctcgagctggagacGGCGCACTGCCTCTATGCGTCTCGCACCAGCATCCGACTCTGGCGAGCCAGTTGGCCCCGGCGTGTTCCGCCCAGAGGCAGCGCCGCTCTGTGGTTGCGGGTTAGCTGGCGTCGTGAGTGCTTGGAGCTCCCCGCCAGGGGAAAAGGACATGCCCGTCGTCTTGGGGGTGAGGCCGGAGAGTGCGAGCCCTCCTGTCGACGACACTGAGGGGTTGATGATGTTGCCACCAGATTTACTGCGGATATGAGAGGAGCCTGTCAGGCTTGGCATGCTCGCTGCCGCGGCGAGCGTTCGCTCACTGCGCGGCTTGTCGGTACGTGGAACGACCATCTCTCGGCGCGTTTCAGTCGACTGCGGGGTTCGGAGTAGGCTGCTGCCCATGTCACCGTTACTGACCGTGATCGGCGGGTACACTGgtgaggggagggaggggtcGTTGATGGTGGGGGTATACTGTGGTGATCGGGTCGTGTATGCGGTTTGAATGTTATATGTTGGGCTGAATTGAGTATTGATGGCTTGCGGTGCCAGTGCCGGTCGTGGAATCGAATGCGGTTGTGTCTGTTGAGCAATGAGCTGGGGAGGGTGTTGGAGGGCGTGTGTTTGAGCCTGTTGCTGGTTATGCAAATGTTGCTGCGGTTGCTGATGCggctgctggtgctggtgcgTTTGCATATGCTGCACTTGCTTTTGAATGACCTGGGAGGTCGAGTAGTGGAGCTGGTGTGcatggtgaggaggggtctggggaggagcagcagcagggtGGTTGATGCTGGTGTTCTGTTGAGGTACGAGTTGCTGATACAGTGGTTGGCCAGCATgtgtcgacgaggttcGGGTCGGTGTCCCCTGCGGTTCTCGATGCGTGCGTATCCTCTTCCTGTCGCCGCCCTGAGGCGTCGACCCGAGCAGAGACACGTCGTATTCGAGAACGCGCTTCTGGTGTGGCATCGCGAACGCCTGATGGTTCTGGCATGTCAGCGTGTACCACACCTCACTTTGTTCCTCACTGGATCGGCAAGCCCGAAACTGTCGACGTTTTCGCTACTGTCTCCCTCTTCGGCCCATATTGGTGCCGGTTCCGGTATCGGCATGCCGTGTTGTATGCTCGTGTGTTGTTGAGGTTGACCTGGGCCGTTGATGTGAGACATCATGTGAGTCCCATCAGGTATCCCTGTGGATTGCCTCACCACACTGTGCGCCAAAACTGCGCCCGAGGTCTCTGAAGCCGACGACCCGTGCGAGGGTACTCGCCCTTTCGTTGGTCGTACTCGACAGTCACTTGGGCACAGCTGGCTGAGGCCATGAAACCAAGGAATGTAGATCTTTCTTCCCTTCTTGGTTTGGTGACCCTGCTCACATCAGCCGTCGTCCACCCATTCATCAACGTACGTTTCGCTCAGCTGCTGCCCACGACTCCTCGGACGCTTGGAGCTTGTGCTTGTGGCGATCCCACGAGAAACCGGGACGCTCCTCAAGGTATTCCCGTGCAAACTTGAACTCGCGCTGTAATCTCTGCCAGCGCGATCTGCACGCGTCTGGCGTCTTCTCTCCGCCAGTCCCGTTGGTGCTCTCCAGCGATTTGGCGGCCTCCTGCCACACCTCTGGCTCAAAGCCGTTATCGGCAGTGCGGCCCTTTTCGCGATGTCGTAGAAGCACTTCGAGAAGCAGGTCTGTGTCGGGGTCGGCCCAATGCGCGCTCTTTTTGCGGATCTTGTCCGTGCTCGTTGAGGGTGATGTCGCGAGCGATGGAGGGTGTGTCATGTGAGCACCGTGCACCGTGTGGCGTGGGTGATGAGTGGGCATGGGCGGGGCCAATGGACCGGGCGGTCCGGGGCCCATGCCCCCATGCccgaccgccgccgcactcATGCGATCCGAGTCGCGTTGAGACGACGATCAGGCAGAGCGATGCAAtgggaaggggaggaagggagcggaggaaggtgggtaCCAGATAGAGTAGCGGATCTCTAGACGACCATGGCGATACCGACTGCAGTGATTGCAGTGGCGAAGGAAGTGAtgggaagggagggagaaaGGGAAATGGAGTGATAGCTTAGAggatgagaatgagagaatgagaatgagaatgagatCTGTAACGGTGGGATGATATCGGATTGGGAGGGGGttgggtgaggagggggtGGGATGAGGGtaggaggacgaggaagggCCAAGGAGATGCGAGTGGACGGCTGACCGTGCATGGTGACGCTTAGTGGGCCTGAGTGGCCTGGGTGGCCTGGGTTGGACTCCAGGGTTTATAGACCTTAGGTGGGGGCCAGGCTGGAAAGGAGGTCACTCACTTACCTTAGGAACATACCGCACCCATCCAACCTATTGACTCTCGTCTCTACGCGTATTAATACTAGGACAATCTCCATCTAAGATTTCACGCTCTCCTCAATCTCGTTCTAACGACCTGCGACATTGATTACTTTGAGATTGGTATACAGACATTGTCTACTAGTTTACCAGTTGAACGAAAATACTGCGATCAGATCGTCATCATTAGGGGCCGACGGCGCCTTAAACATAAGGTAATGAATGGACGACCTGTAACCTGTAATGTGGTCGGCTAAGGGACCAGGGACTAGTACGCAGTTGAACGCAAGCTGCAAGTTGGCTGCCCAACTTGCCAAACTTGCCCAGCATGCATGAACATGCTAACCAGGCTGTCAACCAGTAACCTGGATCCCCGAGACGACCAGTGTCCATGTCAGGAGGATGATAATATCGCGGCCCAGAACACGTTGacgtcgcggccgtcgcgACAGCAACCGCCAATATCGAGGATGGAAGCAAGCATGCGGCATGAGGGACAGTTAGGGCATGACCTGAGACTATATTTCGGGTCGTTTGTCTGCTGGTCGGCCTAGTCGGGCAGAGTTTGTCAACTGCGAAATGACGAACCGATTAGGGTAGTAGACCAGAGGCGTAGAGGAATGAATTCAGCTAAAGTAAAACGGGTACAAGAAATGACATGTATCAAATGACAGGACATGGAGACATTTGGACACAGTTGACCCTTCCCCTGTTCCGCGGGTGAGATAAGACGGGCCGATTTCAGCCCATCTCACCAACTTGCATGGCACTCGTGCATAGAGCAGTCATTCCCGTCCCGCCCAACCCTCCCTTACAGCAAACCACATGCATCACTACATACCTCAGTTGACAGTTGGCAGTGGTACAACACCCGCTCCCGATCGACGTGCTGTAAGTGTTACCTGCACATGAGTGGCTGGGTGCGTGAGAGTCGGTCATGATGACAAGCCCACATAAGTTTCCCTGTATCCGTTAGTTGACAAGTCCAGGCCAGTTACCCCACCCAAGCTCCCTAGCGAGGCTGGGTGTACATTGCCCGACTACCGAGTGGGAGTAAGAGGGGGACATGATCACTGGGAGATGCCACTGACCGCAGGGTTTGGGCACAGACACTAGCAGATCAGCAGAAGCGATGCGTATATTCACTACCCTCTGAAGCCTCAATGTGGGGGGTCGGGGTCCGGAACCTTTACCGGGTTGCCGAGGCTCTCAAGGATCGGGGATTTGGTTTAGccagcctcgtcaaggTCTGCGCTGTTGCGAATCTGAGAGACGATGGGGCCCGACACCGGGTTTCAGGATGTGTTTCGAGTCCCCCCTCAACGGACAAAGGTAGGGTTGGAGTTTGACCCTTGTTGCCTTGTGCCAGTCTTGTCGGCATCTTACGCCATGGAAGGAATACCAAGTTACGGTACCAAGAtgggaaggaggtggaggatgCCACTTTGTTGTGTCATCGTCAGCGACAGCGTCAGTGCCTTGACTTGAAAGAGATTGGTGATCGATCGACATGTAGGATATGTAGAATATGCAGGGGTCAAGTGACTTTGAAGCAGGGTCTTTGAGAAACTGGATCTATTCCCTTTCTCACTTAATACTTGGGCCAGGATCGAAAAGGATCCCCGGCATTTGCCGGCATTTGGGATGGGCAAGTTGGACCTGGTGACATGATTGACCTTGTTTTGAGTACTGTACGTACTGTAACATTTCTCTTAACCCTCATGCTCTTCTTACTCGACAATTCCCCAAACCGCTTTCACATTTAGACATTACGGCATTAAAGGTCTCCCCTCGCCGCTTTTACCAAATCATCAAACATTTACAGTACTCAACACAAGGTGCTGAATTAGCCTCCGTAAACTTAATCCAGGAGTACATATCACCAGTAGCTCCAAAGAGGTAAAGGGGGATAAGGGTAAAATAGTCGTACAGCCGTGCCTCGAGAACAAGCCTCCGAACAATACGCGTCCTGGCGTCATGTCTACCTTGTTCCTCATTCATTTCTTGTCATCTTGTCTGTTCAACCTTGTACGACACCCAAGTATACAACCATCTCCAACATTTGAGCGCGATTGGTCTTCATTGTTTCACAAATTGAATACGGGTCATCTGTCGTGAAGGATCTCTATATCTCTATGCCCCACTTGATATTCCAgctcccccccccccccctccacccGTTTGGCATTGTCGAGTCTCCCAGTGTTACCTATATACCCGACTCTACCCTATAATATACCCTGTAGCTTTACTCTGgttcctctctctccctccgaTCCCTCCACTCTTAATACATCATCAGGGTCATCCCCACTCTAccgtcatcatcatctaCCCATC of Cutaneotrichosporon cavernicola HIS019 DNA, chromosome: 4 contains these proteins:
- the NRK1 gene encoding uncharacterized protein (P-loop containing nucleoside triphosphate hydrolase protein), translated to MTTRVILVGIGGASCSGKTLLAKHLCRLLPDAILLHQDDFCPPEKDIPVHPEHGVQDWDDPETCIDWPRLRGALQRVRETGRVEYTSNDHLNKQTEVGVDATVAAKWRERFAETRAVQWILIDGFVLYWDQAVADTLDVKLLLCVPKETLRARRDQRSYALQHADDAAAGIVWEDPPGYFDNIVYPAYVKAHVGVFRGGDVENGDAHPGSGVVLIRPPHGEEGMTAALGEACEALLAAAMGGAGAVVNQPL
- the SYR1 gene encoding uncharacterized protein (DALR anticodon binding domain); this translates as MSNAEKYALGPVPAIPGTDYARVPVDQFRAAVAKVVADAWDETPEKIFAGVDIGKKGADFAVATPRFKKGKPDEWVKKVVDAFKPDNYLSEVKAQGPFLMFTANRASFAYHILNTISKMSAEAEAKPDCQTLAYGTNEDGKGKHMLIDFSSPNIAKPFHAGHLRSTIIGAVIANLHDAAGWKVTRLNYLGDWGTQYGLLSLGFDRYGDEEELKKDPIKHLFKVYVKINQDNAAEKEKFNNGEITDASTTTHAQAQRIFKSMEDGDEAALKQWRRFRDLSIGKLDQTYDTLNVHFDVYWGESQVSDDSILRAIRVCQEKGLTVEEENGALLVDLKKYKLDRAIIRKADGTSIYLTRDIGGAYDKYQKYKFDKHIYVTAHQQALHFKQLFKTVELMGEEYAGKLEHVTFGMVHGMSTRKGNVVFLDDILLDAKDAMHDAMKSNEAKYAQVEDPEETSAIIGATAVKIQDLSGKRLNDYTFNIKRCTSFEGDFGPFIQYSHVRLCSVQRKNPNVHVVETANDIDVSILSQPKIHEILYHLAQYPDVVKTSLKFSEPSTIVTWCFKLSHLVGSAWETIKVSGASEAEAKARLFLFIQIRHVLASAMRLLSLTPIDRM
- the RSM10 gene encoding uncharacterized protein (Ribosomal protein S10p/S20e), with the protein product MATKRALGVLRTSNSVASSSRGLATTMISRDELSRAQVSDPSPVDMGPKADKLRLEFPPLNRVPQTHGVHVATLHLRAHYPFALDIQSRIAMQAASSLKIPTSGVASLPTKTELTTVIKGPFAHKKSQENFVRKTHKRAIKVFDAERDVLDLWLRYLRKNAMGGVAMKAYVHEYAEFGFGAKEMANLENMLAGGKVAAAAEEIVKAFGGLEFEDAKAQPVKEVEAKAEATEEVKAEESVEKTEATEAAETADAANAAEPATAETKDTLA
- the SEC17 gene encoding uncharacterized protein (Soluble NSF attachment protein, SNAP), giving the protein MARGDDFFAKAEKKASSSTGWFSSSSTKWEEAADLFQQAGNAYKVDGAWAQSGKAFEKEAGCRLKADEKNDAMNAFHNAAKSLKKVDPAAAVNALHQTIKLVLDAGNFRQAADREKEIAQIYAQDGLDIAKARDSYQRAGDWYKQEDANATANQCYQSAAELSADLGDYQRAVQLYTTVADWSLTSPLTKYSVKEYWLRAIMCSIAMGDLVLAQRNLNEFAHKDLTFPSTREAKFAKELVDACEEADVDRFTAAVFQYDQVTKLDNWKTKILLHVKKALEEDEGGLT
- a CDS encoding uncharacterized protein (Zinc finger C-x8-C-x5-C-x3-H type (and similar)) — its product is MSTGRDIYGTEQDRVNCSFYLKIGACRHGDRCSRKHIRPGFSQTVLLPNVYNNPSHTTEGAMMTPEELQADFDRFYEDFFIQLCKYGNVQEMHVCDNVGDHLEGNVYVRYEWEAEAAKAVDQLNNRWYGMRPLHAELSPVSDFREACCRQNELGECKREGYCNFMHLCHPTKSLVSNLQGSQRISRRKAANGGITGADTGELGWVPGARGGGPPQDEGLGWVPGRR
- a CDS encoding uncharacterized protein (Peptidyl-tRNA hydrolase PTH2), which produces MRDQILASSFGPVPVTLAVAATAFAVGYQVRGYLSPVLHARKRESSVEGGSDSDSDAEDEAAANAANLGSVKAGADDVKLVLVVNDQLKMTKGKIGAQCGHATLACYETLLKSNPRLLSKWKMHGQPKIALRCANTEELDELARQARALNLCARTIQDAGRTQVAPGSKTVCGIGPGPARLINQVTGKLKLL